One part of the Bacteroidia bacterium genome encodes these proteins:
- a CDS encoding potassium channel family protein: protein MSENSLYERLYSHRFELFFVSQLSILFGSLVVPLEIHINYLSPILFLFNLLCGVLLISKNRKLFRIFVVLFGMGILVTGGNPLLGPKFFEETKFTEFSIYFIFYFIVTIQIIKQVWNTVEVDKNVIMGLMCGYISLGLLAFFLFFSIELANPGSFKGINMYNESGMAKADSLLYYSYITLLTIGYGEIFPISPVAQKAAILIGLVGQFYFVIITAVVVEKYIRHIHENKEE, encoded by the coding sequence ATGTCTGAGAATAGTTTATATGAGCGCTTGTATTCGCATCGCTTTGAATTATTTTTTGTCAGTCAGTTAAGTATTTTATTTGGATCTCTGGTGGTACCACTGGAGATCCATATAAATTACCTTTCCCCCATTTTATTTTTATTCAACCTCTTATGCGGGGTATTACTCATTTCCAAAAACAGAAAGCTCTTTAGAATCTTTGTGGTTTTATTTGGGATGGGAATTCTTGTTACGGGTGGAAATCCATTATTGGGCCCGAAATTTTTTGAAGAAACCAAGTTTACAGAGTTTTCGATTTACTTCATATTCTATTTCATAGTCACTATCCAGATCATCAAGCAGGTCTGGAATACGGTGGAGGTAGACAAAAATGTGATCATGGGTCTGATGTGTGGCTATATTTCATTGGGATTGCTTGCCTTTTTTCTCTTTTTCAGCATTGAACTGGCAAATCCCGGCTCCTTCAAGGGCATCAATATGTATAATGAAAGTGGAATGGCAAAAGCAGATTCCCTGTTGTACTATAGCTATATCACCCTCTTAACTATCGGATATGGAGAAATATTCCCCATTTCGCCCGTAGCACAAAAGGCTGCCATCCTGATCGGATTAGTAGGACAATTTTACTTTGTAATTATTACAGCAGTGGTGGTGGAGAAATATATCCGCCACATTCATGAGAATAAGGAGGAATAA
- a CDS encoding molybdopterin cofactor-binding domain-containing protein — MTLVKTSVNRRSFLKASAMASGGMVLGFSWLASCAPTPEQIKSPPKEWFNINGFLKVGDNGMVTIMSPNPEIGQNVKTSMPMIIAEELDVDWRDVVVKQAGLDKVNFSRQLAGGSQSIRQGWQSLRMAGATARRMLMEAAAQQMQVPVAELSTNAGTISHEKSGKSVGYGEVASLAGTMTVPEEIELKDPKDFKIIGTSRKNVDGKDIVTGKPLYGLDVQRDGMKIAMIAHPPAFGLKLKSFDASKAKAMPGILDVFEINTAPEDRQWSDTNAFTNLVAVVGNSTWEVMKAKRALEIEWEEDSKLESSINHEETLSNFVESGKAKASRKDGNPAAAFANAAKVVERTFSAPFLAHNTMEPMNFFAHVTTDKAELEGPIQTPEFMSKSVASLLGIPEENISIMMTRMGGGFGRRLYGHFGLEAAAISQKVNAPVKLVYTREDDMTQGTYRPAYKVSYKAGLDENNNLVAFQVRGAGTHGSPLFANRYPAGAVDNYMVEEFAKDSNISTGAWRAPRSNFIACAEQSFLDEVAEAAGKDPIEFRLELFDRAIKNPVGEKNDYDAERYAGVLKLLKEKSGWGKETPGVHRGVSAYFCHNSYVAQVVDVVMEDGQPKVQKVWCAVDCGIVVNPDAALNQIEGGIVDGIGHAMYSGLSFTDGKSDQSNFDKYRLIRHREAPTEIETFFVDNGIDPTGLGEPSLPPVAAALANALYKADGERRAQQPFMNEELRNRYKLNVTG; from the coding sequence ATGACATTAGTAAAAACATCAGTAAACCGTAGATCCTTTTTAAAGGCTTCCGCTATGGCTAGTGGCGGAATGGTGCTCGGATTTAGTTGGTTAGCTTCCTGCGCGCCTACCCCTGAGCAAATAAAAAGCCCTCCTAAAGAGTGGTTCAATATAAATGGCTTTTTGAAGGTGGGAGATAATGGTATGGTTACCATTATGTCTCCAAATCCAGAAATTGGCCAAAATGTAAAAACCTCCATGCCTATGATCATAGCCGAAGAGCTGGATGTAGACTGGAGAGATGTAGTTGTAAAACAAGCAGGCCTGGATAAGGTCAATTTCAGTCGTCAGCTGGCTGGTGGTAGTCAATCTATCCGTCAAGGCTGGCAAAGCCTCCGTATGGCAGGTGCTACTGCAAGACGGATGCTGATGGAAGCAGCTGCTCAACAAATGCAAGTACCAGTTGCTGAATTGAGTACAAATGCAGGCACAATTTCCCATGAAAAAAGTGGAAAGTCTGTAGGATACGGAGAAGTAGCTTCCCTGGCAGGGACTATGACCGTTCCGGAAGAAATAGAACTTAAAGATCCTAAGGATTTCAAAATTATCGGAACCAGCCGCAAAAATGTGGATGGGAAAGATATCGTAACGGGCAAGCCTTTGTATGGCTTAGATGTCCAGCGGGATGGAATGAAAATCGCAATGATTGCTCATCCTCCGGCATTTGGATTGAAATTGAAATCTTTCGATGCCAGCAAAGCCAAAGCAATGCCCGGTATCCTGGATGTATTTGAAATAAATACTGCCCCTGAAGACCGACAATGGTCCGACACCAATGCATTTACAAACTTAGTTGCTGTAGTTGGTAATTCGACCTGGGAAGTAATGAAGGCCAAACGGGCCCTTGAGATTGAATGGGAAGAAGATTCTAAATTAGAGAGCAGTATCAATCATGAGGAAACCCTTAGCAACTTTGTCGAAAGCGGTAAAGCCAAAGCAAGCCGTAAGGACGGAAATCCTGCAGCTGCATTTGCCAATGCTGCTAAAGTGGTAGAACGTACGTTCAGTGCTCCTTTTCTGGCGCATAATACCATGGAGCCGATGAATTTCTTCGCCCATGTAACTACAGATAAAGCAGAACTGGAAGGTCCTATTCAGACCCCGGAGTTTATGAGCAAATCGGTGGCTTCTTTACTGGGTATTCCTGAGGAAAATATTTCCATCATGATGACCCGGATGGGAGGTGGATTTGGACGGAGGTTGTACGGACATTTTGGTCTGGAAGCTGCTGCCATATCTCAGAAAGTAAATGCACCCGTAAAGCTGGTATATACCCGTGAGGATGATATGACTCAGGGAACATATAGACCGGCTTATAAGGTTAGCTATAAGGCTGGATTAGATGAGAATAATAATTTGGTTGCCTTTCAAGTGAGAGGAGCCGGAACGCATGGTAGTCCTCTTTTTGCCAATCGTTATCCTGCGGGAGCTGTCGATAATTATATGGTAGAGGAATTTGCCAAAGATTCTAATATCTCTACGGGGGCATGGCGTGCTCCTCGCTCCAATTTTATTGCTTGTGCAGAACAATCCTTCCTGGATGAAGTAGCTGAAGCTGCCGGTAAAGATCCTATTGAATTCCGTTTGGAGCTATTTGATAGAGCGATCAAGAACCCGGTAGGTGAAAAGAATGATTATGATGCGGAAAGATATGCCGGAGTATTGAAACTGCTTAAGGAGAAATCCGGCTGGGGCAAAGAAACACCTGGTGTACATAGAGGAGTATCAGCCTATTTCTGCCATAATTCTTATGTAGCACAGGTTGTAGATGTAGTGATGGAAGATGGGCAGCCGAAAGTCCAAAAAGTTTGGTGTGCGGTTGATTGTGGAATCGTGGTGAATCCGGATGCTGCTCTGAACCAAATCGAAGGAGGTATAGTTGATGGAATCGGTCATGCGATGTATAGCGGACTTTCCTTTACAGATGGGAAATCCGATCAAAGCAATTTTGATAAGTACCGTTTGATTCGACATCGCGAGGCTCCAACAGAGATAGAGACCTTCTTTGTAGATAATGGTATCGATCCTACCGGATTGGGTGAACCATCTTTGCCACCCGTTGCTGCGGCATTAGCCAATGCCTTGTACAAAGCGGATGGAGAAAGGCGTGCTCAGCAACCCTTTATGAATGAAGAATTGAGAAACCGTTACAAATTGAACGTAACGGGTTGA
- a CDS encoding efflux RND transporter permease subunit: MNLAKFSIEKNRITFMVLATVIILGISMYNSLSRDSMPPYTVRVATVVTQFPGASPERVEQLVTDRLEKVAQELPELKEVNSTSRTGLSVVSVILKDEVGPEELQAVWDRLRRKLNALKGLPSNVKPRLNDDGVGEVYGILLGLYSSEVSYADMKEYADDLLDDLVSLPDAAKVVIGGAQEERVFVEFDNAVLKEYGLTSQMLQGIIGSLNILSSGGQVNLEDERIILEPTGNFNDLADLENTLIPVGNSGQLISLKDITNIRKGYIDPPDQLIRVNGQNALSLYVNLKDGANVIKLGEDVDKVVERWEGKLPIGLELTRLASLDTYIDFKINDFINNLIQSILIVLAVMLIFLGVRTGSIIASLIPTVTIATLMLMGIINMGLNQVTLAALIMALGMMVDNAIVVAETVMVKMENGIKAKDAAIQACSELFTPLLISTLTTSAAFLAFYLAETTMGDIVGPIFVVISLALLSSWFIALTVITLFCYLFLKVKPKGESKPGLVDRVITSLKSYYQKLIMVALRAKYLVLFLILGAFMLSLYGFTKIEFLFFPDSDRNMITVDINLPLGTRIESTRQLILELEEYMEDSLRVGENRVHGLRDWSSYIGKGPESYDLGYTPDEANSSYAHMLVNTSSAEYNIEMISKIDAFCFNHFPNADIKVSALAAGGGGTPIEIKISGDEPDKLTEIAESVKLKLSSVSGTKNVKDDWGPKSKKFVVNIDQNRAQAAGISSQDIATSLQTVLDGFQTGEFREDDKSIPIIMRGQGSQQQSLESLETLNVYGQSSGRNVPLIQVADIIPEWQYAKIKRSDLERTINISSELRADGNAAAITNVITPWLEAEQANWDEGYEYKLGGDAENTAENMGAVIKYLPISGFIIVLLLIIQFNSFRKMALVVSTIPLGVIGVVIGLLIFQKPFGFMPFLGVISLAGIVINNAIVLIDRIEIEQREFKRSIHDSVIVACLQRFRPILLATFTTVLGLIPLYISGGAMWEGMAISIMIGLLFGTIITLLFIPSFYSILFRVSYKEYSFNEELLDV, encoded by the coding sequence ATGAACCTTGCAAAATTTTCGATAGAGAAAAACAGGATCACCTTTATGGTCCTGGCGACGGTGATCATCCTGGGAATATCAATGTATAATTCTCTTTCCCGGGACAGCATGCCCCCTTATACAGTACGTGTGGCAACTGTAGTAACTCAATTTCCAGGAGCCAGTCCAGAACGGGTTGAGCAATTGGTTACAGACCGATTGGAGAAAGTTGCTCAGGAATTGCCTGAACTTAAGGAAGTAAATAGTACTTCCCGAACAGGGCTTTCGGTTGTATCCGTTATCCTCAAGGATGAAGTCGGGCCGGAAGAATTACAAGCTGTTTGGGACAGATTAAGAAGGAAACTGAATGCCCTCAAAGGCTTACCCTCCAATGTAAAGCCTCGCTTGAATGATGATGGAGTAGGGGAAGTCTATGGAATTCTTCTGGGCCTCTATAGTTCAGAAGTCTCCTATGCAGACATGAAGGAATATGCGGATGATTTGCTAGATGACCTGGTTAGTTTGCCGGATGCTGCCAAAGTAGTAATTGGAGGCGCTCAGGAAGAACGGGTGTTTGTCGAGTTTGACAATGCGGTTTTGAAAGAATATGGTTTGACCTCTCAGATGCTGCAGGGAATTATTGGTTCTCTCAATATTTTAAGCTCAGGAGGCCAGGTCAATTTAGAGGACGAAAGAATCATCCTTGAACCTACGGGTAATTTCAATGATTTGGCAGACCTGGAAAATACCCTGATTCCGGTTGGGAATTCTGGTCAGTTGATCAGTCTGAAAGACATCACCAACATCCGCAAAGGATATATTGATCCTCCGGATCAATTGATACGCGTAAACGGACAGAATGCCTTGAGTCTTTATGTCAACCTCAAGGATGGAGCCAATGTAATCAAGCTCGGAGAGGATGTAGATAAAGTAGTAGAACGTTGGGAGGGGAAATTGCCCATCGGTTTGGAACTTACTCGTCTGGCCTCTTTGGATACCTATATCGACTTTAAAATCAATGATTTCATCAATAACCTCATTCAGTCGATTCTTATCGTGCTTGCAGTTATGCTCATCTTTCTGGGAGTCCGAACCGGTAGTATCATCGCCAGTTTGATTCCTACCGTAACGATAGCGACTCTGATGTTGATGGGAATCATCAATATGGGATTGAATCAGGTTACCCTGGCCGCTTTGATTATGGCACTGGGGATGATGGTGGATAATGCCATAGTGGTTGCGGAGACCGTCATGGTGAAGATGGAGAATGGAATCAAGGCAAAGGATGCGGCCATTCAGGCTTGTTCTGAGCTTTTTACTCCTCTCTTGATTTCTACGCTTACCACTTCTGCAGCTTTTCTTGCCTTTTATCTGGCAGAAACGACAATGGGTGATATCGTAGGGCCCATCTTTGTTGTAATCTCATTGGCATTGCTTTCTTCCTGGTTTATTGCCCTGACCGTAATTACTCTCTTTTGTTACCTTTTCCTGAAGGTAAAACCGAAAGGGGAATCAAAGCCGGGCCTCGTTGATCGGGTGATTACCAGCTTGAAAAGTTATTACCAGAAACTGATAATGGTAGCGCTTAGAGCAAAATACCTGGTGCTATTTTTAATTCTGGGAGCATTTATGCTTTCTCTCTATGGTTTCACCAAAATCGAATTCCTGTTTTTCCCGGATAGTGATCGAAATATGATTACGGTGGACATCAATTTGCCGCTGGGTACAAGAATTGAAAGTACGCGACAATTGATCCTGGAGCTTGAAGAGTATATGGAAGATTCATTGCGGGTAGGGGAAAATAGAGTCCATGGACTCAGGGATTGGTCTAGCTATATCGGAAAAGGTCCGGAATCCTATGACCTTGGATACACCCCTGATGAAGCCAATTCCAGTTATGCACATATGCTGGTCAACACCTCTTCTGCGGAATACAACATTGAGATGATCAGTAAAATTGATGCTTTTTGTTTCAATCATTTCCCAAATGCAGACATCAAAGTATCAGCTCTTGCTGCAGGTGGAGGAGGAACTCCCATTGAGATCAAGATATCCGGGGATGAGCCAGATAAATTGACAGAGATAGCGGAAAGTGTAAAACTGAAATTGAGCAGTGTATCGGGAACCAAGAATGTTAAAGATGACTGGGGCCCAAAGAGCAAAAAGTTTGTAGTCAATATTGATCAGAATCGGGCACAGGCAGCTGGGATCAGTAGCCAGGATATCGCTACTTCCTTACAAACCGTTTTGGATGGATTTCAGACCGGAGAATTTCGGGAAGATGATAAGTCCATTCCCATTATCATGCGGGGACAGGGATCACAACAGCAAAGTTTGGAAAGTTTGGAAACCCTCAATGTTTATGGTCAAAGTAGTGGGCGAAATGTCCCCCTCATTCAGGTGGCCGACATCATTCCGGAATGGCAATATGCCAAGATCAAACGTTCGGATCTGGAACGCACGATCAATATTTCCTCTGAGCTACGTGCAGATGGAAATGCAGCGGCCATCACAAATGTAATCACACCCTGGTTGGAGGCTGAGCAAGCCAATTGGGACGAAGGATATGAGTATAAGCTGGGAGGTGATGCAGAGAACACTGCTGAAAACATGGGAGCTGTAATAAAATACCTCCCGATCTCAGGCTTCATCATTGTCCTGCTGCTAATTATTCAATTCAACTCCTTTCGGAAAATGGCTTTGGTGGTTTCTACCATTCCTTTGGGAGTAATAGGAGTAGTGATTGGTTTGTTGATCTTTCAAAAGCCCTTTGGTTTTATGCCATTTCTGGGAGTTATCTCTCTGGCGGGAATTGTGATTAATAATGCCATCGTACTGATAGATCGAATAGAAATTGAACAGAGAGAATTCAAACGATCGATTCATGACTCTGTAATTGTCGCATGTCTGCAACGCTTCCGTCCCATTTTGCTAGCAACTTTTACCACCGTACTCGGATTGATTCCCTTGTACATCAGCGGAGGAGCTATGTGGGAAGGAATGGCAATTTCAATTATGATTGGACTACTTTTCGGAACTATAATAACCCTGCTGTTTATTCCTTCATTCTATAGCATACTGTTTCGCGTAAGCTATAAGGAGTACAGCTTCAATGAAGAATTACTCGATGTCTGA
- a CDS encoding TIM barrel protein, which translates to MSTTNHRRNFLRKFPFASPSKDKSIKQVVAAWPFINAGEKWSPEVFVKHVKNLGVSGVELLDIEHWNLLKTHDLVCAATKSHGFVRGMNNKGHHPECFQALEKSIKASSAAGFPNVMTFTGMADTSQEKNGSKVSPEEGMKNCIEGYKKMASLAEKADVCMILEPLNSKVTENMKGHPGYQGDHVSFCMEIIKAVASPSLKLLFDVYHIQIMDGDIISQIRKHIEYIGHVQIAGVPGRGEVGYQQEVNYAAVMRALLEEGYSGYVGHEWIPTADPLKGLKEGIGICDV; encoded by the coding sequence ATGTCTACTACAAATCACCGAAGAAATTTTCTTCGGAAATTCCCATTTGCTTCTCCCTCAAAAGATAAAAGCATTAAACAGGTAGTCGCTGCCTGGCCCTTCATCAATGCGGGTGAAAAGTGGTCTCCGGAAGTGTTTGTGAAGCATGTGAAAAATCTCGGAGTATCCGGGGTTGAATTGCTGGATATTGAACACTGGAATTTACTCAAAACCCATGATTTGGTCTGTGCCGCTACTAAATCTCACGGTTTTGTAAGAGGGATGAATAATAAGGGACATCATCCCGAATGTTTTCAGGCCCTTGAGAAATCTATCAAGGCAAGTTCAGCTGCTGGCTTTCCCAATGTCATGACCTTTACAGGAATGGCAGATACTTCTCAGGAAAAAAACGGCAGCAAAGTCAGTCCAGAAGAAGGGATGAAAAACTGTATAGAGGGGTATAAAAAAATGGCAAGTCTGGCTGAGAAAGCAGATGTATGCATGATTTTGGAACCCCTCAACTCCAAAGTCACAGAGAACATGAAAGGGCATCCCGGATATCAGGGAGATCATGTGTCTTTTTGTATGGAGATCATCAAGGCTGTTGCTTCCCCATCCCTGAAACTTTTATTTGATGTGTACCATATCCAAATCATGGATGGAGATATAATTAGTCAGATTAGAAAACATATAGAGTATATCGGGCATGTCCAGATTGCAGGTGTTCCCGGAAGGGGAGAGGTAGGCTATCAGCAGGAAGTCAATTATGCGGCAGTTATGAGAGCCTTGCTGGAGGAAGGATATTCGGGTTATGTCGGTCATGAGTGGATTCCAACAGCTGATCCTCTGAAAGGCCTTAAGGAAGGCATTGGAATTTGCGATGTCTAA
- a CDS encoding (2Fe-2S)-binding protein yields MATFNLKVNGKEHQVEVAPDTPVLWVLRDHLQLVGTKFGCGMAQCGACTIHVDGNAMRSCSVPVQSVADKSLTTIEGLSDKGDHPLQEAWIEHDVPQCGYCQAGQIMNAAAFLKENPNPTDEEIATAMNGNICRCGTYLRIKAAIKTAAKNMS; encoded by the coding sequence ATGGCTACGTTTAATCTGAAGGTTAACGGAAAAGAACATCAGGTAGAAGTTGCGCCCGATACCCCGGTTCTGTGGGTATTAAGAGATCATCTACAACTGGTGGGAACCAAATTCGGTTGTGGTATGGCTCAATGTGGAGCTTGTACTATACATGTAGACGGAAATGCAATGCGTTCATGTTCCGTTCCGGTTCAATCTGTTGCCGATAAGTCTCTGACTACAATTGAAGGTCTTTCCGATAAGGGAGATCATCCTTTACAAGAAGCATGGATCGAGCATGATGTACCGCAGTGTGGCTATTGCCAGGCGGGACAAATCATGAATGCTGCAGCTTTTCTCAAGGAAAACCCCAATCCAACTGATGAAGAAATTGCAACTGCGATGAATGGAAACATTTGCCGTTGCGGAACTTATCTACGAATCAAGGCTGCTATAAAAACTGCTGCCAAAAATATGAGCTAA
- a CDS encoding sulfatase-like hydrolase/transferase encodes MLLRTLLICLLAAFLSSCISKKEADKEIDKKPPNILFILTDDVGWSEIGFNSETKKYTPNIDKLRTESLSLTQFYVHSVCAPSRAAFLTGRYPFRTWSDWRSEDFGKPSYLEKLELTLATNEDGDETRRIHGLDTEERTIAEALKEVGYTTAITGKWHAGEWLPEHLPMGQGFDHQYGHYAWGIDYTNFSIPHNSPARYAVYDWHRNQQPVYEEGYSTDLIAEEVVNLLSRHKNEHGEKPFFYYVPFNAIHGPFEEIPRYVEEYGKRYAALKILDEAVGSINAALEEQGLSENTLLVFANDNGGIRDTMNAPYRGTKNTNYEGGVRVPCLMRWPGKIKPNSSNAGLMHITDLFSTFASIGGASLEQTRPLDGKDMSEVILVGKESPREEIIFDVSGCVRFPAIRKGKYKLTGEELFDLEADPFEKMDIAAQFPDIVKELKERVDAFGKERPPMPDMNLLMSPALPWVYGQMENEQVPDWLIKHMEAIRAKQPKTWAEGETPWPQAPKDGKIIYKGDGR; translated from the coding sequence ATGCTACTACGAACTTTATTAATATGCCTCCTGGCTGCCTTCCTTTCTTCCTGTATTTCGAAAAAGGAAGCAGACAAGGAAATAGACAAGAAGCCTCCCAACATTCTTTTTATTCTGACAGATGATGTCGGTTGGTCGGAAATAGGTTTCAATAGTGAAACAAAGAAATACACCCCCAATATCGACAAGCTCCGGACAGAAAGTCTGAGTCTGACGCAATTTTATGTGCATTCGGTATGTGCGCCCAGTAGAGCTGCCTTTCTTACTGGTAGGTATCCATTCAGGACCTGGTCAGATTGGCGGTCGGAGGACTTTGGGAAACCCAGCTATTTGGAAAAGCTTGAACTCACTTTGGCCACTAATGAAGATGGGGATGAAACCCGTCGGATTCATGGCCTTGATACAGAAGAAAGAACCATAGCAGAAGCCCTAAAAGAAGTAGGCTATACAACTGCAATTACCGGAAAATGGCATGCAGGAGAATGGTTGCCTGAACATCTGCCAATGGGTCAGGGCTTTGATCATCAGTATGGGCATTACGCCTGGGGCATAGATTATACCAATTTTAGTATACCCCATAATTCGCCTGCCAGATATGCGGTTTATGATTGGCATAGAAATCAGCAGCCTGTCTATGAAGAGGGCTATAGCACAGATCTGATTGCTGAAGAAGTAGTCAATCTTTTATCCCGCCATAAAAACGAGCATGGAGAGAAGCCTTTCTTTTATTATGTACCCTTCAATGCAATTCATGGTCCTTTTGAGGAAATCCCCCGATATGTGGAGGAATATGGAAAACGATATGCTGCATTGAAAATCCTCGATGAAGCAGTAGGTTCAATCAATGCGGCTCTGGAAGAGCAAGGCCTTAGTGAAAATACATTGCTGGTTTTCGCCAATGATAATGGCGGGATTCGCGATACGATGAATGCTCCCTATCGCGGAACCAAAAACACCAATTATGAAGGGGGGGTACGTGTGCCCTGTTTGATGCGTTGGCCGGGCAAAATCAAGCCCAATAGCAGTAATGCCGGACTCATGCACATTACAGACTTATTTAGCACCTTCGCCAGCATTGGAGGAGCCAGCCTGGAGCAAACTCGACCTCTTGATGGAAAAGATATGAGTGAAGTAATTCTGGTGGGAAAAGAAAGCCCTCGGGAAGAGATCATTTTTGATGTTTCCGGATGTGTACGCTTTCCTGCCATTCGCAAAGGCAAATATAAATTGACCGGAGAGGAGTTATTCGATCTTGAAGCTGATCCTTTCGAAAAAATGGATATAGCTGCTCAGTTTCCGGATATAGTAAAGGAGCTTAAAGAAAGAGTAGATGCTTTTGGGAAAGAAAGGCCTCCCATGCCTGATATGAATTTGCTGATGTCGCCTGCTTTGCCCTGGGTATATGGGCAAATGGAAAATGAGCAAGTGCCAGATTGGCTCATAAAGCATATGGAAGCTATCCGTGCCAAACAACCTAAAACATGGGCCGAAGGAGAAACTCCCTGGCCTCAAGCTCCCAAGGATGGGAAGATCATTTATAAAGGAGATGGAAGATAG
- a CDS encoding MBL fold metallo-hydrolase produces the protein MEYLKQFGASPSKAQRALYAQSPQWDGKKFLNLEETTMEFSWSNLPEFLRKQFFEKENREPAAALPIQAFQKEDFLQTSSTSKAIWYGHSALLMKIMNYNILIDPMLGDNASPIAPFKTQRFSKESLALIEELPEIDLVLITHDHYDHLDYASIKKLKGKVKQYFVALGVGRHLVEWGIPKENIKEFDWWDAENFQEIRITFTPSRHFSGRGLTDRAKSLWGGWVFRTPEENLYFSGDGGYGKHFLEVGEKLGPFDFAWMECGQYNENWHQIHMYPEESVQAALDAKVKKAMPVHWGGFALALHSWTDPITRFVSEADKSGLKIHHPQIGELLDYTKDDRNKWWESF, from the coding sequence ATGGAATATCTCAAGCAATTTGGCGCAAGCCCGAGCAAAGCACAAAGAGCGCTTTATGCCCAATCCCCCCAATGGGACGGAAAGAAATTTCTCAATCTGGAGGAAACCACCATGGAATTCAGTTGGTCGAATCTCCCTGAATTTCTTCGCAAGCAATTCTTTGAGAAAGAAAATCGCGAACCAGCAGCTGCTCTCCCGATACAAGCATTTCAGAAAGAAGATTTTCTTCAAACTTCTTCAACTTCAAAAGCCATTTGGTATGGACATTCCGCATTGTTGATGAAGATCATGAATTACAATATCCTCATTGATCCAATGTTGGGGGATAATGCTTCTCCTATTGCTCCCTTTAAAACCCAGCGGTTTTCTAAAGAAAGTCTGGCACTTATAGAGGAGTTACCGGAAATAGATTTGGTCTTGATAACTCATGATCACTATGATCATCTGGATTACGCCAGCATCAAAAAACTCAAGGGAAAAGTAAAGCAGTATTTTGTCGCTTTGGGAGTAGGAAGACATTTGGTGGAATGGGGCATTCCTAAAGAAAACATCAAGGAATTTGACTGGTGGGATGCCGAAAACTTCCAGGAAATCAGAATCACATTTACCCCTAGTCGACATTTCTCAGGTAGAGGCTTAACGGATCGTGCTAAATCTCTCTGGGGAGGTTGGGTATTTAGAACCCCTGAGGAAAATCTATATTTTAGTGGAGATGGGGGTTATGGTAAGCATTTTCTGGAAGTAGGCGAAAAACTTGGTCCCTTTGATTTTGCCTGGATGGAATGCGGCCAATACAATGAAAACTGGCACCAAATCCATATGTATCCCGAAGAAAGTGTTCAGGCTGCCCTGGACGCAAAAGTAAAAAAAGCCATGCCTGTTCATTGGGGAGGTTTTGCCCTGGCTCTACATAGCTGGACCGATCCGATTACAAGGTTTGTATCTGAAGCAGACAAATCAGGTTTGAAAATTCACCACCCTCAAATTGGTGAATTGCTGGATTATACCAAGGATGATCGGAACAAATGGTGGGAGAGTTTTTAG
- a CDS encoding phytanoyl-CoA dioxygenase family protein, with product MEIQRDLSLHHELISDLFPKISAKKAWEKYRLSDSQIEFFEEFGYLPNIKLLEEKQVDRLKEELAELREPSHPGHDLFYEFHSNESEDPNSVLFHSLGHWRISAAFHDVLWNPRFVVAASQLLGSRAVRFWHDQLFCKPAYHGGVVAWHQDYSYWTRTGPMQHLTCWVALDHANSDNGCLNYIPGSHRWELLDRTRLAGDMDALERSLTEEQKAQFGKKVAIEMPAGCGTFHHPLMVHGSFENKSPRSRQAFVLNVFADGTTSKSNEELLAGVPVIQKGNKMEGQFFPLLYNPPADVSSMK from the coding sequence ATGGAAATCCAGAGAGATCTTTCTTTACATCATGAACTCATATCTGATCTTTTCCCTAAAATTTCAGCTAAAAAAGCCTGGGAAAAATATAGACTCAGTGATTCTCAAATTGAGTTTTTCGAGGAATTTGGTTACCTGCCAAATATCAAACTCTTAGAAGAAAAGCAGGTCGACAGGCTAAAGGAAGAATTGGCAGAACTCAGAGAGCCTTCACACCCCGGGCATGATCTTTTTTATGAGTTTCATAGCAATGAATCCGAAGATCCGAATTCTGTCCTCTTCCATTCTCTCGGGCACTGGCGCATAAGTGCTGCTTTTCATGATGTTTTGTGGAATCCGCGTTTTGTAGTGGCTGCCAGCCAGTTGCTGGGAAGTCGGGCGGTAAGATTCTGGCATGATCAACTCTTTTGCAAACCGGCCTATCATGGAGGAGTGGTTGCCTGGCATCAGGATTATAGTTATTGGACACGGACAGGACCTATGCAACATTTGACTTGCTGGGTGGCTCTTGACCATGCAAACTCAGATAATGGCTGCCTCAATTATATTCCTGGAAGTCATAGATGGGAATTATTAGATCGGACCCGTTTAGCCGGAGACATGGATGCTTTGGAGAGATCTCTTACAGAAGAACAAAAAGCCCAATTTGGAAAAAAAGTTGCTATTGAGATGCCTGCGGGTTGTGGCACTTTTCATCATCCCTTGATGGTACATGGATCTTTCGAAAATAAATCCCCACGTTCCCGGCAGGCATTTGTCCTCAATGTGTTTGCAGATGGAACCACTTCTAAGTCAAATGAAGAATTGCTGGCTGGAGTTCCAGTTATTCAGAAAGGGAATAAAATGGAGGGGCAATTTTTCCCTTTACTCTATAATCCTCCCGCAGATGTCAGTAGCATGAAATAA